CCACGCCCCCTTCGGTTACCTTTTCCCGTGAGGCAACGCGTCCGGCAAAATGCCTCTCAATGGCCGCCGCCAGCGCCTCGGTGGTGAAGTCCGAAGGTTCGATCACGGGGTTCAGCCCTTTGCCGCGCGCGGTCTGGGATGTTATGGGGCCTATGGAGGCCACCGTCACCCCGTTCATAAGCTTTGCCGCCCCTTCGCCGAACATCTCCATGAAGTTCGTCACCGTGGATGACGACGTGAACGTCACCGCGTCCACCTCGCCGTTCTCGAACATCTTGCGCATCTTCTCCGTCCGCCCGGCAGGTTTGACTGTGACATAAGTTTCCGCGACGGTGACGGACGCCCCCATCTTCTCCAACTGCTCGGGCAGAACCTCTCGCGCCACTTTGGCCCGGGGGACAAGGAATTTTTTCCCTTTCACCTCGCCGGCCCCGAGCGCCTCTATAATCCCTTCGGCGCGGTATTCAGCCGGGACCACGTCCACCCGCACTCCCATGTTCTCTATCGCCTCGGCCGTCTTTGGCCCGATGGCGCAAACTTTGAGCCCCTTCAATTCACGCACGTCCGCACAGCGTTCACGCAGCCGTTTTACAAAATGCTTCACACCGTTCACCGACGTGAACACTATCCAGTCAAACTCGGAAAGTTTTTCAAGCGCCGCGTCCAGACTGTCCCAGCTTGGCGGATCCTCCGTCTGTATCGTCGGAAACTCGATCACCTCCGCGCCGGACTTGGCCAGCCGCTCCGCGAATCCGGAGGCCTGCTCCCGCGCGCGCGTCACCACGATTTTTTTGCCGAACAGGGGCTTGGTCTCAAACCAGTCCAGCTCCGGCTTTAATCCCACAACGTCGCCGACGACGGTGATGGCGGGGGCCTTGATCCCGGCCTTCTGGACGATTTCCACAATCGTCTCCAGAGTGCCTGTGACGGTCCTCTGCTCCGGCCAGGTGCCTCTGCGGATCACCGCCACCGGGGTCTGCGCAGAACGGCCATTCTTGACGAGGTTGGACACTATGTTCGGAAGGTTTTTAATCCCCATGAAGAACACCAGTGTGCCGATGCCGGTGGAAATCTTGTCCCAATATATGTTCGAATCATCCTTTGTGGGGTCCTCATGCCCCGTGACGAAGGCCACCGTGGCGGTGAAATCCCTGTGGGTGAGCGGAATGCCAGAATACGCCGCCGCCGCCACACCGGCGGTGACACCCGGGACCACTTCGTACTCCAGCCCCGCGCGGACAAGCTCCTGCGCTTCTTCGCCACCCCGGCCAAAGATGAAAGGATCGCCCCCTTTGAGCCGCGCCACGGACTTGCCTTTGCGGCAGCGGTCCACAAGCAGCGCGTTGATCTCCTCCTGGCTCATGGTGTGGTCTCCCCCCATCTTGCCCACATACACGATCTCCGCGTCCGGCCGGGCGTACTCTATGAATTTGGGGTTGGCAAGGTAGTCATACACCACCACGTCGGCGGTCTCGATAAGCTGCTTTCCCTTGACGGTCAGAAGACCCGGATCCCCCGGGCCCGCGCCGATAAGATAGACGATACCTTCGATCATGTCCGAAATTATTTCCATTGTAAGTTAAATAAAACGAAGAGGCTGGTTGTAAGCCGGATTCTGTACCCGTCCCCGAAAGGATGGATGACGGCCATTCCTCTAGCCGCGCCGTTGCCGGAGCGGTCATAAGCGGCCAACCCGGAAGCTTTCGGCGGGCAGCCTTATGCCCCGGCGTTAACCGGGGCGCGCCTCCCTATTCGGCCTTGCGCCAGGCGGGGCTTGCCGTGCCGGCGGTGTCGCCATCGCCGCGGTGAGCTCTTACCTCGCCATTTCACCCTTGCCGCCGGGCCTTGCGGCGCCGGTTTGGCGGTATGCTTTCTGTTGCGCTTTCCCTGGGGTCACCCCCGCTCTCCGTTAAAGAGCGCCTTGCCCTGTGGCGTCCGGACTTTCCTCCCGCCCGCCTTTATGAAGCGGGCCAGCGGCCGTCCCCCAGCCTCTTCAACTGTTATTGTACAGCCTTTTCGCTCTCTTCGGCCTCATGATATATAAAGCGGCTGCAATGGGGGCATTTGTATATATCGTCCGTGGTGCGCAATTGGTAATAAAGCTGCGGCGGCACCATCTGGTTGCAGCCCTGGCACAGCCTTTCCGTCACCAGCGCAACGCCGAGCCCGTCCCGCGCCTTTTGCACCCGTTCATAGTCCGACAGCACTGTGGCGGATATCCCGCCCACAACGCCGTCCCTTTCGCTTTTCACCTTGTCTATGATCCGCGAAAGCTC
This genomic window from Nitrospinota bacterium contains:
- the cobA gene encoding uroporphyrinogen-III C-methyltransferase, producing the protein MIEGIVYLIGAGPGDPGLLTVKGKQLIETADVVVYDYLANPKFIEYARPDAEIVYVGKMGGDHTMSQEEINALLVDRCRKGKSVARLKGGDPFIFGRGGEEAQELVRAGLEYEVVPGVTAGVAAAAYSGIPLTHRDFTATVAFVTGHEDPTKDDSNIYWDKISTGIGTLVFFMGIKNLPNIVSNLVKNGRSAQTPVAVIRRGTWPEQRTVTGTLETIVEIVQKAGIKAPAITVVGDVVGLKPELDWFETKPLFGKKIVVTRAREQASGFAERLAKSGAEVIEFPTIQTEDPPSWDSLDAALEKLSEFDWIVFTSVNGVKHFVKRLRERCADVRELKGLKVCAIGPKTAEAIENMGVRVDVVPAEYRAEGIIEALGAGEVKGKKFLVPRAKVAREVLPEQLEKMGASVTVAETYVTVKPAGRTEKMRKMFENGEVDAVTFTSSSTVTNFMEMFGEGAAKLMNGVTVASIGPITSQTARGKGLNPVIEPSDFTTEALAAAIERHFAGRVASREKVTEGGVDFRLMVHWPITH